One window from the genome of Pandoraea fibrosis encodes:
- a CDS encoding ArsR/SmtB family transcription factor, with product MNDTDAVKALAALAQGSRLAVFRLLVVAGPEGLSVGNIAETLGLANATLSFHLKELVNAGLISSRHEGRYIYYAAAIDKMNALIGFLTENCCQGVPERCEPASPRKC from the coding sequence TTGAACGATACCGACGCTGTCAAAGCGCTTGCCGCACTCGCGCAAGGCAGCCGGCTTGCCGTGTTTCGACTGCTGGTCGTTGCCGGTCCGGAAGGACTTAGCGTCGGCAACATTGCCGAGACGCTCGGGCTTGCCAATGCCACCTTGTCATTCCATCTCAAGGAGCTAGTCAACGCGGGCCTGATCTCGTCCAGACACGAAGGGCGTTACATCTACTATGCGGCGGCCATCGACAAGATGAACGCCTTGATCGGCTTTCTCACCGAAAACTGCTGTCAGGGCGTGCCGGAACGCTGCGAGCCGGCGTCGCCACGGAAGTGCTGA